A portion of the Cryptomeria japonica chromosome 5, Sugi_1.0, whole genome shotgun sequence genome contains these proteins:
- the LOC131062322 gene encoding transcription repressor MYB5, whose translation MGFSPCCAIERMSSRSGEDKGLINYFETSFSAEEEDLIIRLHSLLGNRWALIAGRVPDRTDKQIKSYWYTTLRKKLGVKRLIRPKTHKFASFPMKHFSGENRGRSVSKSFNGDEKNMEGETEVQSSIFGAATAQQNERYKLCKSTKAGSTVDTKLTRKELRVRCEIMPRCNIEIEDSWSGTVG comes from the exons ATGGGCTTCTCTCCATGTTGTGCAATAGAGAGAATGAGCAGCAGGTCTGGTGAGGATAAAGGACTCATCAACTACTTTGAAACAAGCTTTTCTGCAGAAGAGGAAGACCTTATCATCAGACTTCACTCTCTTCTTGGTAATAG ATGGGCACTGATAGCAGGAAGAGTTCCAGATCGAACAGATAAGCAGATAAAAAGTTACTGGTACACTACTCTGAGGAAAAAGTTGGGTGTCAAAAGACTAATTCGCCCAAAAACTCACAAGTTTGCATCATTCCCCATGAAACACTTTAGTGGAGAAAACAGAGGAAGAAGTGTTTCGAAGTCCTTCAATGGTGATGAGAAGAATATGGAGGGTGAGACAGAAGTTCAGTCTTCTATATTTGGTGCTGCTACTGCCCAACAAAATGAAAGATATAAATTATGTAAATCTACAAAGGCAGGTTCCACTGTAGACACAAAATTAACAAGGAAGGAGTTGAGGGTGAGGTGTGAGATAATGCCAAGGTGTAATATTGAAATCGAAGATTCGTGGTCAGGGACTGTGGGGTAG